One window of Strix aluco isolate bStrAlu1 chromosome 24, bStrAlu1.hap1, whole genome shotgun sequence genomic DNA carries:
- the LRRC46 gene encoding leucine-rich repeat-containing protein 46 translates to MVPPGSRVSLPYLGVPALIPPSSAVLSPPTPPARRLLPPIASAAFPLQRAVGPAQPPRHTHPMAQGRDKDMGHPPAMADLGETLLGDCDPTSPGVTLTDSLIITRNLLVEPPRPESQSTELLSPSTLRLDRENIHAIGRLQSLREIHSLYLQQNQIEKIENLDCFPNLRFLSLAGNRIRRVENLQPLRQLRILDLSHNQIQTLDPEELPRDLRLLDLTGNECTRQHGYRELVVGALPHLLQLDAHPIPGSVGEEEEEGGSSSSEDEDDELLSEPSCPFTAGQDFFADLHRELAGRSRQRRREALEEHRTRLEELEELRERRGLLPPPARLSPGRDGAARVAAPASRRSQPRPQAKLGTQLPPLPGRGRQHPCLQPQRAPGGSQPQTKALEEETRAKGARNRYLPRISRTSTAPHGWD, encoded by the exons ATGGTCCCCCCAGGCTCTAGGGTCTCGCTGCCCTACCTGGGGGTCCCAGCGCTGATCCCCCCCAGCTCAGCAGTCCTGTCCCCACCGACCCCCCCGGCCCGGAGGCTTCTGCCCCCCATTGCCTCAGCAGCCTTCCCCTTGCAGAGAGCAGTGGGGCCAGCCCAGCCCCCACGACACACCCACCCGATGGCCCAAGGAAGGGACAAGGACATGGGCCACCCCCCCGCCATGGCTGACCTGGGGGAGACCCTGCTTGGGG ACTGTGACCCGACGTCCCCAGGAGTGACCCTGACCGACAGCCTCATCATCACAAGGAACCTGCTGGTGGAGCCACCGCGCCCAGAGAGCCA ATCCACGGAGCTGCTGTCCCCCTCGACCCTCCGCTTGGACCGAGAGAACATCCACGCTATCGGGAGGCTCCAGAGCCTGCGGGAGATTCACAGCCTCTACCTACAGCAG AACCAAATTGAGAAGATTGAGAACCTGGACTGCTTTCCCAACCTGCG GTTCCTCTCCCTGGCTGGAAACCGCATCCGCCGAGTGGAGAACCTGCAGCCCCTGCGACAGCTGCGCATCCTGGACTTGTCCCACAACCAGATACAGACGCTGGACCCAG AGGAGCTGCCCCGCGACCTCCGTCTCCTCGATTTAACGGGAAATGAATGCACCCGCCAGCACGGGTACAG GGAGCTGGTGGTGGGAGCCCTGCcccacctcctgcagctggaCGCCCATCCCATCCCTGGCAGCgtgggtgaggaagaggaggaaggaggctcTTCCAGCAGTGAGGATGAAGACGATGAGTTGCTCTCTGAGCCAAGCTGCCCTTTCACTGCAGGCCAAG ATTTCTTTGCGGATCTGCACCGGGAGCTGGCCGGGCGCTCGCGGCAGCGGCGGAGGGAGGCCCTGGAGGAACACCGGACCCGTCTGGAAGAGCTGGAGGAGCTGCGGGAGCGTCGGGGTTTGCTGCCGCCTCCCGCACGGCTGAGCCCCGGCAGGGACGGAGCCGCCCGCGTCGCAGCCCCGGCATCCAGGAGGTCTCAGCCCCGTCCCCAAGCGAAGCTGGGGACGCAGCTGCCACCGCTGCCAGGACGTGGCAGGCagcacccctgcctgcagccgCAGCGAGCTCCGGGTGGGAGCCAGCCCCAGACCAAGGCTCTGGAGGAGGAAACTCGCGCCAAAGGAGCAAGAAATAGGTATTTACCCCGAATATCCCGCACCAGCACGGCACCGCACGGTTGGGATTAA
- the SCRN2 gene encoding secernin-2 has translation MAGWDPTPSSCDCFVALPPHTAAPAVIFGKNADRPRHEVQEILYVPAAVHRPGDKVQCTYLEIEQAERTHAVVLSRPAWLWGAEMGANEHGVCVGNEGVWTREPLGEDEALLGMDLVRLGLERGSSAREALEVITALLERYGQGGSCKEEPVPFVYHNTFLLADRTEAWVLETAGRYWAAQRIREGSRNISNQLSIGREITAEHAGLRQRARSQGWWSGDGEFSFAEVFSPTPQPARMEAAKARYHAGKELLRQHAGHITAETFMAILRDKASGICVDSEGFRTAGSMVSVLPRDPAVPCVHFFTATPDPSRSVFKPFVFVAGLKPVPQVRSPTFRDDPAKQIPRFQSAVDRRHQLYRRHQAALELMETDQERGQKLLQTLRDLEKQGLEGMNALLEGTVTPCPEELADLFFDCVEAEMKFYT, from the exons ATGGCGGGGTGGGATCCCACACCCTCATCCTGCGACTGCTTCGTGGCGCTGCCGCCGCACACCGCGGCACCCGCCGTCATCTTCGGCAAGAACGCCGACCGCCCGCGTCACGAGGTCCAGGAGATCCTCTATGTCCCCGCCGCCGTCCACCGTCCCGGGGACAAAGTCCAG tgCACCTACCTGGAGATCGAGCAGGCGGAGAGGACCCACGCGGTGGTGCTGAGCCGCCCCGCTTGGCTGTGGGGTGCCGAGATGGGTGCTAACGAACACGGCGTCTGCGTGGGCAACGAGGGCGTCTGGACCCGCGAGCCCCTCGGCGAGGACGAGGCGCTGCTGGGGATGGACCTGGTGAG GCTGGGGTTGGAGCGGGGCAGCTCGGCCCGGGAGGCTCTGGAGGTGATCACGGCGTTGCTGGAGCGTTACGGCCAAGGCGGGAGCTGCAAGGAGGAGCCGGTGCCCTTCGTCTACCACAACACCTTCCTGCTGGCTGACCGCACCGAGGCCTGGGTGCTGGAGACAGCCGGCCGGTACTGGGCGGCCCAGCGGATCCGAG AGGGCAGCCGCAACATCTCCAACCAGCTCAGCATCGGGAGGGAGATCACGGCCGAGCACGCGGGGCTGCGGCAGCGAGCCCGCAGCCAGGGCTGGTGGAGTGGTGACGGCGAGTTCAGCTTCGCTGAGGTTTTCTCCCCGACACCGCAACCCGCTCGCATGGAGGCTGCCAAGGCCCGCTACCACGCCGGCAAGGAGCTGCTGCGGCAGCATGCag GTCACATCACGGCGGAGACGTTCATGGCCATCCTGCGGGACAAGGCCAGCGGGATCTGCGTGGACTCGGAGGGATTCCGCACGGCCGGCAGCATGGTGTCCGTGCTGCCCCGGGACCCCGCCGTGCCCTGCGTCCACTTCTTCACCGCCACCCCTGACCCCTCCAG GTCCGTCTTCAAGCCTTTTGTGTTCGTGGCCGGCCTCAAGCCCGTGCCGCAGGTGAGATCTCCCACCTTCCGGGACGACCCCGCCAAGCAAATCCCGCGGTTCCAGAGCGCGGTCGATCGGCGGCACCAGCTCTACCGCCGGCATCAGGCAGCGCTGGAGCTGATGGAGACGGACCAG GAGCGGGGCCAGAAGCTCCTGCAGACGCTGCGGGATCTGGAGAAGCAGGGCCTGGAGGGGATGAACGCGCTGCTGGAGGGGACGGTGACCCCCTGCCCGGAGGAACTGGCCGACCTCTTTTTCGACTGCGTGGAGGCAGAAATGAAGTTTTACACCTAA